The following proteins are co-located in the Roseovarius arcticus genome:
- a CDS encoding (2Fe-2S)-binding protein: MKNIHVSTTLNGDEAEFVCAPEETLLDALRNRLGLSGAKEGCGTGDCGACTVEMDGRLVCSCLVLGAEAQDAQIKTVEGMAIGEALHPLQQAFIDHAALQCGICTPGILVAAKNLLERNPDPTDTEIRYWLAGNLCRCTGYDKIIKAVQIAAADMRGA, encoded by the coding sequence ATGAAAAACATCCACGTATCAACCACTCTTAATGGTGATGAAGCCGAATTCGTCTGCGCGCCCGAAGAAACGCTGCTGGACGCGCTGCGCAACCGCCTTGGGCTTAGCGGCGCCAAGGAAGGCTGCGGCACCGGCGATTGCGGTGCCTGTACTGTCGAAATGGATGGACGGCTGGTCTGCTCCTGCCTCGTGCTGGGGGCAGAGGCGCAGGATGCCCAGATCAAGACGGTCGAGGGCATGGCCATTGGCGAGGCGCTGCACCCGCTGCAGCAGGCGTTTATCGATCACGCCGCCCTGCAATGCGGCATCTGCACACCGGGCATCCTGGTGGCGGCGAAAAACCTGCTAGAGCGTAACCCGGACCCTACCGATACCGAGATCCGGTATTGGCTGGCCGGAAACCTGTGCCGTTGCACCGGATATGACAAGATCATCAAGGCTGTTCAGATCGCAGCCGCCGACATGAGAGGCGCATGA
- a CDS encoding FAD binding domain-containing protein, with translation MQYMKPSTAAEASDILARNEGAARILGGGTDLLVQMRSGMIEPEMIVDIKHLEGIADITSEDGGLRIGAAVSGQLLGEHEGARAMWPGVVEACELIGSTQIQGRCTMAGNLCNGGPAADSVPAMIAAAAVARIEGPKGARDCPVEEFVTGPGKTVLGKGEFVSSIFLPARPKAASDAYLRFIPRTEMDIAVASAGVNIELAGDGTIKSARVALGAVGPRVVLVLDAADAIIGSKLEDPAIAALIRACEAAASPIDDKRGTVEFRTTVVGVLAKRAARIAMDRAQENATGEKA, from the coding sequence ATGCAATACATGAAACCCAGCACAGCAGCCGAGGCATCAGACATCCTCGCCCGGAACGAGGGCGCCGCCCGTATCCTGGGCGGCGGCACCGACCTGCTTGTGCAGATGCGCTCCGGCATGATTGAGCCGGAAATGATTGTTGATATCAAGCATCTGGAGGGCATTGCCGACATCACTTCCGAAGACGGCGGCCTGCGCATCGGCGCGGCGGTATCCGGCCAGCTCCTGGGCGAGCATGAGGGCGCCCGCGCGATGTGGCCCGGTGTGGTCGAGGCGTGCGAGTTGATCGGCTCGACCCAGATCCAAGGGCGCTGCACCATGGCGGGTAACCTTTGCAATGGTGGCCCCGCCGCCGACTCTGTTCCCGCAATGATCGCCGCTGCCGCAGTGGCGCGGATCGAGGGGCCGAAGGGCGCACGCGATTGCCCTGTCGAAGAATTCGTGACCGGCCCCGGCAAGACGGTCCTCGGCAAGGGCGAATTTGTCAGCTCGATCTTTCTGCCTGCGCGGCCCAAGGCGGCCTCCGATGCCTATTTGCGATTTATCCCGCGCACGGAAATGGACATCGCCGTCGCCTCTGCCGGAGTGAACATTGAACTTGCAGGTGACGGGACGATCAAATCCGCCCGCGTCGCCCTCGGCGCGGTTGGGCCAAGGGTCGTGCTGGTTCTGGATGCGGCGGATGCCATCATAGGCTCCAAGCTGGAGGATCCGGCAATTGCCGCGCTGATACGCGCCTGCGAGGCAGCAGCCAGCCCCATAGACGACAAACGCGGCACAGTTGAATTTCGCACCACAGTCGTGGGCGTTTTGGCCAAACGCGCGGCGCGCATCGCGATGGACCGCGCCCAAGAGAATGCGACCGGAGAAAAGGCATGA
- a CDS encoding ABC transporter permease: MNDLWDGLAQAFWLIVSFDAGLYEIAWRSLQVTGAALLIACIIALPLAALLAVQRFRLRRGTIAVLNALMGLPPVVVGLVVYVLLSRSGPFGVLGLLFTPTAMIIAQVVIIVPLIASIAHQSLRDLWAEYHDLLISMNATRAQRIATLLMDGRRALLTAALAGFGRGVGEVGAIMIVGGNIDHATRVMTTAIALETGKGNFALALGLGFILIALSVTINLAIHALSRTETGGRW; the protein is encoded by the coding sequence ATGAACGATCTGTGGGACGGCCTCGCTCAGGCGTTTTGGCTGATTGTGTCATTTGACGCGGGTCTCTACGAAATTGCATGGCGAAGCCTTCAGGTGACGGGCGCGGCGCTGCTCATTGCCTGCATTATCGCCCTGCCGCTCGCCGCGTTGCTTGCTGTGCAGCGCTTTCGCCTGCGGCGCGGGACGATCGCGGTGCTAAACGCTCTGATGGGACTTCCACCTGTTGTCGTTGGCCTCGTTGTCTACGTGCTTTTGTCGCGGTCCGGTCCGTTCGGTGTGCTGGGCCTTTTGTTCACGCCCACTGCGATGATCATCGCGCAGGTCGTCATCATCGTGCCGTTGATCGCGTCCATCGCGCACCAATCCCTGCGCGATCTATGGGCCGAATACCACGATCTGCTGATTTCGATGAACGCCACGCGCGCGCAGCGTATCGCGACCCTTCTGATGGATGGGCGGCGCGCGTTGCTCACCGCCGCTCTGGCCGGATTTGGCCGCGGCGTGGGCGAGGTGGGCGCGATTATGATCGTCGGCGGCAATATCGACCACGCGACGCGTGTGATGACAACTGCCATTGCGCTGGAGACGGGCAAGGGCAATTTCGCGCTCGCGCTTGGCCTTGGCTTTATCCTGATAGCGTTGTCGGTGACGATCAATCTGGCGATCCACGCGCTTAGCCGTACCGAAACGGGGGGCCGGTGGTGA
- a CDS encoding ATP-binding cassette domain-containing protein, which translates to MVSALLPLTLAGAAVHRRGKRLIGPINLVLDGQGITAVIGPNGAGKSTLLKALHGLERLSAGSISWACPRDDALHRQAFVFQSPVMLRRSVLDNLAYPLRLNGTPRSTARDAAAGWCTRIGLAGMEGRAAAVLSGGEKQKLALARAMITAPDLLFLDEPSASLDGRATREIEALLRLATDGGTRIVMATHDMGQARRLARNVVFLRGGMIHEQGAAPEFFDAPTTDAAKAFLAGDIVD; encoded by the coding sequence GTGGTGAGCGCGCTGTTACCCCTGACGCTGGCTGGCGCGGCCGTGCATAGGCGCGGCAAGCGCCTGATCGGGCCGATCAATCTGGTGTTGGACGGGCAGGGGATCACCGCCGTGATTGGCCCCAACGGTGCGGGCAAATCGACCCTGCTCAAGGCCCTGCATGGGCTGGAGCGGCTGAGCGCTGGCAGCATTTCATGGGCCTGCCCGCGCGACGACGCGCTGCACCGCCAAGCATTTGTGTTTCAGTCGCCTGTGATGCTGCGCCGCTCGGTGCTGGACAATCTGGCCTATCCGCTGCGCCTGAATGGCACACCCCGCAGCACCGCGCGCGATGCGGCCGCAGGGTGGTGCACGCGCATCGGCCTTGCCGGGATGGAGGGGCGCGCCGCAGCCGTCCTATCTGGCGGCGAAAAGCAAAAGCTGGCCCTGGCGCGCGCGATGATCACCGCGCCTGATCTGCTTTTTCTGGATGAGCCGTCGGCCTCATTGGATGGCCGGGCCACGCGCGAGATCGAGGCGCTTTTGAGGCTTGCAACCGATGGGGGAACCCGTATCGTCATGGCGACGCACGACATGGGGCAGGCCCGTCGCCTGGCCCGTAATGTGGTGTTCCTGCGCGGCGGAATGATCCACGAACAGGGCGCTGCGCCCGAGTTTTTCGATGCCCCCACCACGGACGCCGCCAAGGCGTTTCTGGCAGGCGACATCGTCGACTAA
- a CDS encoding substrate-binding domain-containing protein: MRNLTLAIALGLSAAAAQAEEMKMAVTTSFHNSGLAEVLLPEIKQDTGIDVQLLVVGTGQAIKLGETGDVDAILVHAKAAEEAFVAAGHGTHRREIMYNDFVIIGPDADPAGVREADSAAAALTAIEQAGAPFVSRGDDSGTHKKELSLWNAAGIDPGAGAEWYKAAGAGMGAALNTASGMGAYIMSDRASWLNFGNKGDLALLFAGDPILFNQYAYLPVNPDKGDYIKSDLAAELEGWLTSARAKALIDGYRVAGEQLFTFNAQMTDASKAAE, encoded by the coding sequence ATGCGTAACCTCACCCTAGCCATAGCCCTTGGCCTGTCTGCCGCCGCCGCACAGGCCGAAGAAATGAAAATGGCTGTCACGACCAGCTTTCACAATTCCGGCCTTGCCGAAGTGCTGCTGCCCGAGATCAAGCAAGACACCGGCATCGACGTACAACTTTTGGTCGTCGGGACAGGTCAGGCGATCAAGCTGGGCGAGACAGGCGATGTCGACGCGATCCTCGTCCACGCAAAGGCCGCCGAGGAGGCGTTTGTCGCTGCAGGTCACGGCACGCACCGCCGCGAGATCATGTATAATGATTTCGTCATTATCGGCCCTGACGCTGATCCAGCAGGCGTGCGCGAAGCTGATTCTGCGGCCGCCGCATTGACGGCGATTGAGCAGGCGGGCGCGCCTTTCGTCAGCCGCGGCGATGATAGCGGCACTCACAAAAAGGAACTGAGCCTCTGGAACGCCGCGGGGATTGACCCGGGTGCAGGCGCCGAATGGTACAAAGCTGCAGGCGCAGGTATGGGCGCCGCGCTGAACACGGCATCTGGCATGGGCGCCTACATCATGTCGGACCGTGCAAGCTGGCTGAATTTCGGCAACAAGGGCGATCTGGCGCTGCTCTTTGCGGGCGATCCGATACTGTTCAACCAGTATGCTTATCTCCCGGTTAACCCCGACAAAGGCGACTATATCAAGAGTGATCTGGCGGCTGAGCTGGAAGGCTGGCTAACCAGCGCACGCGCCAAGGCGCTCATCGACGGTTACCGGGTCGCGGGCGAGCAGCTTTTTACGTTCAATGCGCAGATGACCGATGCGTCAAAGGCGGCGGAATAA
- a CDS encoding 3-hydroxyacyl-CoA dehydrogenase NAD-binding domain-containing protein, with protein MKYERTACIGAGVIGASWAALFLASGRSVAVYDPSPEAEKTVRDYVETAWPTLTQMGLTENGTPDAITFHSTAADAARSAAFIQESVPERVAIKHALFAEIEPALTPGTIVASSASGLTLGQMQEGWRDPAPLVLGHPFNPPHLVPLVEVMGNDRTGPGIADAAAAFYDSIGKVTVRIHKEVPGHVANRLQAAVWREAIHLAVEGVASVGDIDKAMWAGPGLRWAAMGPTACFSMGAGPGGLQAFCDHFRDTFNGWWKDMGEPYLDDKTIALIVAGAADAAGDEGHADMLVRRDAMITAMQQVLRPYR; from the coding sequence ATGAAATACGAACGCACCGCCTGCATTGGCGCAGGTGTCATCGGCGCCAGTTGGGCGGCGCTGTTTTTAGCCTCAGGCCGTTCGGTCGCGGTCTATGATCCGTCGCCCGAGGCAGAGAAAACCGTGCGCGACTATGTCGAAACGGCGTGGCCCACTTTGACGCAGATGGGCCTGACCGAAAACGGCACGCCCGATGCCATCACATTTCACAGCACTGCCGCAGACGCCGCGCGCAGCGCCGCGTTTATCCAAGAGAGCGTTCCAGAGCGTGTGGCGATCAAGCACGCCCTCTTTGCCGAGATCGAACCGGCGCTGACCCCCGGCACCATCGTCGCCAGTTCGGCCTCAGGCCTGACGCTGGGCCAGATGCAGGAAGGCTGGCGCGATCCGGCCCCGCTGGTTCTGGGCCATCCGTTCAACCCGCCGCATCTGGTGCCGCTGGTAGAGGTCATGGGCAATGACCGCACCGGACCCGGCATCGCGGACGCCGCCGCCGCGTTCTACGACAGCATCGGCAAGGTGACGGTGCGCATCCACAAGGAAGTGCCGGGGCACGTGGCCAACCGCCTGCAAGCCGCCGTCTGGCGCGAGGCGATCCATCTGGCGGTCGAAGGCGTCGCCAGTGTCGGCGATATAGACAAGGCGATGTGGGCCGGGCCGGGCCTCAGGTGGGCCGCGATGGGGCCAACCGCGTGCTTTAGCATGGGCGCGGGGCCGGGCGGGCTGCAAGCGTTTTGCGACCATTTTCGCGATACGTTTAATGGCTGGTGGAAGGATATGGGCGAGCCCTACCTAGATGATAAGACGATTGCGCTGATCGTTGCCGGCGCCGCCGACGCGGCGGGCGATGAGGGTCATGCAGATATGCTGGTACGGCGCGATGCAATGATTACAGCGATGCAGCAGGTGCTGCGCCCATATCGCTGA
- a CDS encoding SDR family NAD(P)-dependent oxidoreductase: MSVAIVTGAGGGIGHAITQRLMADGYTVVGCGRSANGADFPAGAHWVQASVADPAGAIEINAAAAKLGEVALLVNNAGVQVEKTVTDSTDADWDLVIGANCRGVFNMCRAVLPAMEKTGGVIVNIGSISASAADPSMALYNASKAFVHGLTRSIAVDHGPNVRCNAIAPGWILTEMADDAFALANNPQAAKADALARHPVGRMGAPGDIANMVSWLASDQAAYVSGASFTVDGGMTAASPLNPGLF, from the coding sequence ATGAGCGTCGCTATCGTTACTGGCGCCGGGGGCGGCATCGGGCACGCGATCACGCAGCGCCTGATGGCTGATGGTTATACCGTCGTCGGCTGCGGGCGAAGTGCGAATGGTGCGGATTTTCCGGCGGGCGCGCATTGGGTTCAGGCCAGCGTTGCTGATCCGGCGGGTGCGATTGAAATTAACGCGGCGGCCGCGAAACTGGGCGAGGTGGCGCTGCTGGTCAATAACGCCGGCGTGCAGGTCGAAAAGACAGTAACTGATAGCACGGACGCCGATTGGGATCTGGTCATCGGCGCCAATTGCCGGGGCGTTTTCAACATGTGTCGCGCCGTTCTGCCGGCGATGGAGAAAACAGGCGGCGTGATCGTCAATATCGGCTCGATTTCGGCCAGTGCTGCCGATCCGTCAATGGCGCTCTATAATGCGTCCAAGGCTTTCGTGCATGGTCTGACCCGCTCCATCGCCGTCGATCACGGGCCGAATGTGCGCTGCAATGCGATCGCGCCCGGTTGGATATTGACGGAAATGGCCGATGATGCCTTCGCACTGGCGAATAATCCGCAGGCGGCCAAGGCCGACGCCCTCGCCCGCCACCCCGTCGGCCGCATGGGCGCACCCGGCGATATTGCAAATATGGTATCATGGCTCGCCTCCGATCAGGCGGCATACGTTAGCGGTGCGTCCTTTACCGTGGACGGCGGCATGACGGCTGCCTCCCCCCTCAATCCGGGATTGTTTTGA
- a CDS encoding SDR family NAD(P)-dependent oxidoreductase: MKLQGKTALVTGGRGGIGRAICARFLAEGARVYAADLSEGGSLDAPGGDAEFIKLDVSNEDEVRSAMHRVSTEADKLDILVNAAGIEIEKTIEDTTLEEWNRSFAVNVTGTFLTSKYALPLMREAAQNGTTASLINFGSYDGFIADPGLAAYCATKGAVHALTRAMACDHGPEGIRVNAICPGYIDTPMLQSFFTGDGSGGGGKDIGELQQAVRDVHPMRAYGTPDDIANLVNWLASDEARYASGQLWVLDGGLSAQVQQMKL; this comes from the coding sequence ATGAAGCTGCAAGGCAAGACGGCCCTCGTCACTGGCGGGCGCGGCGGCATCGGGCGCGCCATCTGCGCACGGTTTCTAGCTGAGGGCGCGCGCGTTTACGCAGCCGATCTGAGTGAAGGCGGATCGCTGGATGCGCCTGGCGGCGACGCGGAATTTATCAAGCTGGACGTCAGCAATGAGGACGAGGTGCGCAGCGCAATGCACCGCGTCAGTACTGAGGCGGACAAGCTGGATATCTTGGTTAACGCTGCGGGTATCGAGATTGAGAAAACCATCGAGGATACCACCCTTGAAGAATGGAACCGCAGCTTTGCCGTTAACGTCACCGGCACGTTTCTGACCAGCAAATACGCCCTGCCCCTGATGCGAGAGGCCGCGCAAAACGGCACCACCGCCTCGCTGATAAATTTCGGCAGCTATGACGGCTTTATCGCTGATCCGGGCCTTGCCGCCTACTGCGCGACCAAGGGCGCGGTACATGCGCTGACCCGCGCGATGGCCTGCGACCACGGACCTGAGGGCATCCGCGTCAACGCGATCTGCCCCGGCTATATCGACACGCCAATGCTGCAGAGCTTCTTTACCGGCGACGGGTCGGGCGGCGGCGGCAAGGATATTGGCGAGTTGCAGCAAGCCGTGCGGGATGTGCATCCAATGCGCGCCTACGGCACCCCTGACGACATCGCCAATCTGGTTAACTGGCTGGCCAGCGATGAGGCGCGGTATGCGTCCGGCCAGCTATGGGTGCTGGACGGCGGCCTGAGCGCCCAAGTGCAGCAGATGAAGCTATGA
- a CDS encoding aromatic ring-hydroxylating oxygenase subunit alpha, which produces MTQFPSPSDFAAIRGGYDADTNRSLSLNADAYTEAKWFDADLRAIMAKHWQWVCHVEKLRAPGSYIALQVAGQPIAIVRDREGTLRAFYNVCKHRAHELLSGEGNTTRIMCPYHAWVYKLDGQLVRAPETEHLEDFTPSEICLDEVQVEEFCGFVYVNLDRAAPSLASQTGDLETEIRHWAPDIDGLTFAKRLTYDIKSNWKNVVDNFLECYHCPTAHKDFCDLVDMDTYKVTTYGIYSSHMAEAGTSPNSAYDVSNATVKTHAVWWLWPTTCLMRYPGRSSIIVLNVIPLGPNRTLETYDFYLETPEPDAMEIDAMRYIDEVLQPEDIGLVESVQRGMSTPAFTQGRIVNDPAGSGKSEHAVHHFHGLVLDAYARAAEVAA; this is translated from the coding sequence ATGACACAGTTCCCCTCACCCAGCGATTTCGCCGCCATTCGCGGCGGCTATGACGCCGACACCAACCGCTCGCTATCGCTGAACGCTGATGCCTACACAGAAGCCAAGTGGTTTGACGCCGATCTGCGCGCAATCATGGCCAAGCATTGGCAGTGGGTCTGCCATGTCGAAAAGCTGCGCGCCCCGGGCAGCTACATCGCCTTGCAGGTCGCGGGCCAGCCTATCGCTATCGTGCGGGACCGCGAAGGTACGCTGCGCGCCTTCTATAACGTCTGCAAACATCGCGCGCATGAATTGCTTAGCGGCGAGGGCAACACGACCCGCATCATGTGCCCCTACCACGCGTGGGTCTATAAACTGGACGGCCAGCTTGTCCGCGCGCCCGAGACTGAGCATCTGGAGGATTTTACCCCATCCGAAATTTGCCTCGACGAGGTGCAGGTCGAGGAGTTCTGCGGCTTTGTCTATGTTAATCTGGACCGCGCGGCGCCGTCATTGGCCAGCCAAACCGGCGATCTAGAGACTGAAATCCGCCATTGGGCACCCGATATCGACGGGCTGACGTTTGCCAAGCGTTTGACCTATGACATCAAGTCCAACTGGAAGAACGTCGTCGACAACTTCCTTGAATGCTATCACTGCCCGACCGCACACAAGGACTTCTGCGATCTGGTCGATATGGATACCTACAAGGTCACCACCTACGGCATTTATTCATCCCACATGGCCGAGGCCGGCACCTCGCCCAACAGTGCCTATGACGTATCGAACGCGACGGTTAAAACGCATGCTGTCTGGTGGCTATGGCCGACGACCTGCCTGATGCGGTATCCGGGGCGGTCCAGCATTATCGTGCTGAATGTGATCCCACTGGGGCCGAACCGCACGCTTGAGACGTATGATTTTTATCTGGAAACGCCCGAGCCTGACGCGATGGAGATTGATGCGATGCGGTACATCGACGAGGTGCTGCAGCCCGAGGATATCGGACTGGTTGAGAGCGTTCAGCGCGGGATGAGTACGCCAGCCTTTACCCAAGGGCGGATCGTCAATGACCCCGCCGGATCGGGAAAATCCGAGCATGCGGTGCATCATTTCCACGGGCTGGTACTGGACGCCTACGCCCGCGCGGCCGAGGTTGCCGCATGA
- a CDS encoding GlxA family transcriptional regulator: protein MVKTDAPPTKLVLIVTPHFNMAATAGFIDPFRAANYLDGTAHFTWDIASAAGGACLASNGMCIDTVPLADLRGAARDMVIVSSSWTPEAHFVPQLSSALWRWARGGATLGGIDTGAFLLAQAGLLDGRRATVHYEHMDAFAERFPECILSEDLYILGGDRISCAGGAASMDFALQIIRMARGDAAANGAARYLFHGAVRPPGTAQNDAPVEPLGNTAPGAVKRAIALMEKHLETPLPIAQICAEVGISHRQLDRLFAAHVRKTPALYYRDIRLDRARGLVTQTDLPLAQVAVASGFASQVHFSRAYRARFGLPPSADRVEGRVPFEFRAWPMHRKSS, encoded by the coding sequence ATGGTGAAAACCGACGCGCCGCCCACAAAACTGGTCCTGATCGTCACGCCCCATTTCAATATGGCGGCGACGGCAGGCTTTATCGACCCGTTCCGCGCGGCCAACTATCTAGATGGCACGGCGCATTTCACTTGGGACATTGCGTCGGCGGCCGGCGGCGCATGCCTTGCCAGCAATGGGATGTGCATCGACACCGTGCCGCTGGCAGATCTGCGCGGCGCGGCGCGCGATATGGTCATTGTCTCGTCCAGTTGGACACCTGAGGCGCATTTTGTCCCGCAACTCTCTAGCGCGCTGTGGCGATGGGCGCGGGGCGGCGCAACCTTGGGCGGGATCGACACGGGCGCGTTCCTTTTGGCGCAGGCGGGCCTATTGGATGGGCGGCGCGCAACAGTTCATTATGAGCATATGGATGCCTTTGCCGAGCGTTTTCCGGAATGCATACTGAGCGAGGACCTCTATATCTTGGGCGGTGATCGCATCAGCTGTGCCGGGGGCGCGGCGTCAATGGATTTTGCGCTGCAGATCATCCGCATGGCGCGCGGCGATGCGGCGGCAAATGGTGCGGCGCGGTATCTGTTTCACGGTGCCGTGCGCCCGCCAGGAACCGCCCAGAATGACGCCCCGGTCGAGCCGCTCGGCAACACCGCGCCCGGCGCCGTCAAACGCGCCATCGCCCTGATGGAGAAACATCTGGAAACGCCCCTGCCTATAGCGCAGATCTGCGCCGAGGTCGGCATCTCGCATCGCCAGCTAGACCGCCTCTTTGCCGCCCACGTCCGCAAAACACCCGCGCTTTATTACCGCGACATCCGGCTGGACCGCGCACGCGGGCTTGTCACCCAGACTGATCTTCCCTTGGCGCAGGTGGCGGTGGCATCGGGGTTTGCCAGTCAGGTGCATTTCAGCCGGGCCTATCGCGCGCGCTTTGGCCTGCCGCCAAGCGCGGACCGGGTAGAGGGCCGCGTGCCGTTCGAGTTTAGGGCGTGGCCGATGCATCGCAAAAGCAGCTAG
- a CDS encoding RNA polymerase sigma factor, with amino-acid sequence MIHSLPDTTSHIAPDVAQCISALQGDLIRLARRLAASEAEAQDLAQETLLRLWRRRAQVEAVDDLRAYARAAMRNLFRQGLRRAPHLPLEDEDGPAIQPELFAMLALTDLRVAITRLPDDQADLITLVMAGETSPAALADQTDCPVNTVMSRLARARAQLRRDMDMAPGAPVASLL; translated from the coding sequence ATGATCCATTCCCTGCCCGACACGACATCGCACATCGCCCCAGACGTCGCGCAATGCATCAGCGCGTTGCAGGGCGATCTGATACGCCTCGCACGCCGCCTTGCCGCCAGCGAGGCCGAAGCGCAGGATCTGGCGCAGGAAACGCTGCTGCGCCTGTGGCGGCGGCGCGCGCAGGTCGAGGCCGTCGATGATCTGCGCGCCTACGCCCGCGCCGCGATGCGCAACCTTTTCCGGCAGGGCCTACGCCGCGCCCCGCACCTGCCGCTAGAGGATGAGGACGGCCCAGCTATCCAGCCTGAGTTGTTCGCCATGCTGGCCCTCACCGATCTGCGCGTCGCCATCACCCGCCTGCCCGACGATCAAGCAGACCTCATCACGCTGGTCATGGCGGGCGAGACGAGCCCGGCCGCACTGGCCGATCAGACCGACTGCCCGGTCAATACGGTGATGTCCCGCCTCGCCCGCGCGCGTGCGCAACTGCGCCGCGACATGGACATGGCACCGGGCGCACCCGTGGCCAGCCTGCTATAG
- a CDS encoding EF-hand domain-containing protein, giving the protein MTKFVVLALGMGALATTAFADISAMDTNGDGLLTMDEVQAANPEVTADQFSQVDINGDGAVDDAELTAAQEAGLMPASES; this is encoded by the coding sequence ATGACAAAATTCGTCGTACTGGCACTCGGAATGGGCGCACTGGCAACAACCGCATTCGCGGACATTTCGGCAATGGATACGAACGGTGATGGCCTGCTGACCATGGACGAGGTTCAGGCAGCCAACCCAGAGGTTACGGCAGATCAGTTCAGCCAGGTTGATATTAATGGTGATGGCGCCGTCGACGACGCCGAACTGACGGCCGCCCAAGAGGCGGGCCTGATGCCTGCAAGCGAAAGCTAA
- a CDS encoding ornithine cyclodeaminase has product MSKPSPSDKAYVPFVSVDNMMKLIHHIGIEEMLVGLATYIEEDFKRWELFDKTPRVASHSEEGVIELMPTSDGEVYGFKYVNGHPSNTKQGLQTVTAFGLLANVGNGYPVLLSEMTILTALRTAATSALVAKYLAPKGADTMAMIGNGAQSEFQSLAMKAIVGIKNVRLYDIDKAATTKAAKNLAGLGLNVVECDTAEESMEGAQIITTCTADKQYATILTDNMVGAGVHINAIGGDCPGKTELAPAILERADVFVEFPPQTRIEGEIQQMPEDFPVTELWQVMTGTAKGRTSNAQITLFDSVGFATEDFSALRYVRAQIKGTNYHQPLDLLADPDDPRDLFGMVRRAAPKQ; this is encoded by the coding sequence ATGAGCAAACCATCCCCCTCCGACAAGGCCTACGTGCCGTTTGTCAGCGTCGACAACATGATGAAGCTGATCCACCATATCGGTATCGAAGAGATGCTGGTCGGCCTCGCCACCTATATCGAAGAGGATTTCAAACGCTGGGAGCTGTTTGACAAGACGCCCCGCGTTGCCAGCCACTCAGAAGAGGGCGTGATCGAGTTGATGCCGACCTCCGATGGCGAGGTCTACGGATTTAAGTATGTGAACGGGCATCCCAGCAATACCAAGCAGGGGCTTCAGACTGTCACGGCCTTTGGCCTCTTGGCGAATGTCGGCAACGGATACCCGGTGCTGCTGAGCGAAATGACAATCCTGACCGCACTGCGCACGGCTGCGACCTCGGCCTTGGTGGCGAAGTATCTGGCCCCGAAGGGCGCGGACACCATGGCGATGATCGGCAACGGCGCGCAGTCCGAATTCCAAAGCCTCGCGATGAAGGCGATCGTGGGCATCAAAAATGTGCGCCTTTACGATATCGACAAAGCGGCAACCACCAAGGCGGCCAAGAACCTCGCCGGGCTGGGCCTGAACGTGGTTGAATGCGATACGGCTGAGGAAAGCATGGAAGGCGCGCAGATCATCACGACCTGCACCGCGGACAAGCAATACGCGACGATCTTGACCGACAACATGGTCGGCGCGGGCGTGCATATCAACGCTATCGGCGGCGACTGCCCCGGCAAGACCGAGCTGGCCCCCGCCATTTTGGAGCGCGCGGACGTCTTTGTCGAATTCCCGCCCCAGACCCGCATCGAGGGCGAGATTCAGCAAATGCCCGAGGATTTCCCTGTGACCGAGCTGTGGCAGGTGATGACCGGGACCGCCAAGGGGCGCACGTCGAACGCGCAGATCACGCTATTCGACTCTGTCGGATTTGCCACCGAGGATTTCAGCGCGCTGCGATATGTACGTGCCCAGATTAAGGGAACGAACTATCACCAGCCACTCGACCTGCTGGCCGATCCCGATGATCCACGCGATTTGTTTGGTATGGTGCGGCGGGCGGCACCCAAGCAATAA